GGCGGCATACGTGATCTGGCCTTCGTGGATCAGGACCCCGGCGTGAGCCTGTCCCTCGCGCACGACCCGCGGGATCTGGTCGAAGGCGACCACGATGACGGGGGGGTCGCCCAGGGCCAGCCGGAGCAGGAGGTAAGCCGTCGTGCCGAGGCCCGGGACCGCGATCGCCTTCCGCCGGAGGGCGCGCTCGGCATATGGGCGCCGCGCCACGACGATCGGACCGTACCCCTTGCCCATGGACGCGCCGGGATCCATGATCCGGTAACGATCGGCGATGGCCGGGTAGGTGGCGCACGAGACCGCCGTCACCTCCAGCTCGCCGGTCGCGGCCCGCCGGTTCAGCGACTCGATGTCCTCCAGGACGTGCTCGATGCGCACACCGGGGATCTCCACCTTGCCGTGCGTGAGGGCGTAAAACATGAAGGCATCGTCGGGGTCCGGGCTGTGGCCGATCCGGATCGTTCGCATCCCACTCCCTCTGTCCCGGGCGGGTGTGGTAGGCTCGCTGCGGCTCCCGAGTATGGCGGAAAGTCGAAGGAGGCGCAATGGCTGACGGCATCGCGTTCATCGACGGTGAATACGTCCCGGCCCACGAGGCCCGAATCTCGATCTTCGACGTCGGCTTCACGCGCGGCGACGCGGTCTACGACACCGTGTCGGTCTGGAAAGGCGTGTTCTTCCGCCTGGACGACCACGTCGCGCGGTTCCTTCGCTCGTGCGGCGGCATGCGCCTCCGGTGCCCGCACCCGCCGGCCGAGCTCGAGCGCATCCTGGCCGAGTGCGTGGACCGCGCCGGGCTCCAGGACGCCTACGTCCAGATGATCGTGACCCGGGGCCGGTTCGCCGACCTCGCCGACCGCGATCCCCGGCACTGCCTCAACCGGTTCATCGGCTTCGCGCTGCCGTACATCTGGATCATCAGTCCCGAGAAGCAGGCGCGCGGGATCAACCTCGTGATCGCGCCGAACCGGCGGACGCCGACCGAGGCCATCGACCCGAGGATCAAGAACTTCAACTGGATGGATCTGGAGCGCGCCCTCTTCGAGGCTCTGGACCGGGGTGGCGACACGGGGGTGCTGTGCGCGCCCGACGGCTACCTGACCGAGGGGCCCGGGTTCAACCTCTTCCTGATCAAGGACGGGACGCTCTGGACTCCGCGGACCAACGTGCTCGAGGGGATCACCCGGCGAACCGTCTTCGAGCTCGCCGCCGAGGTCGGCCTCGCGACACGCGAGGGCGATCTCCCGCCCGACGCTCTACGGTCCGCGGACGAGGCCTTCCTCTCCTCGACCGCGGGCGGGATCATGCCGGTCAGTCAGGTGGACGGCCGTGCGCTTCAGAGCGGCCGACCCGGTCCCCTCACCACCCGGCTTCGCGCGCTGTACTGGGAGAAGCGCGAAGCGGGCTGGCTCGGCACTCCCGTCAAGGAACTGCTCACCCGCTGACCACCCGGCTGCCGCTCCCGTCCCTCGGAGCCTCGGGTCAACCAGGCGCTACGCGATTACCCGACCGCCGAGGGTGGGTGTTCCGCTCCGAGCGCGGGCTTCGCCCGCGCAACCCATCTCCTGGGGGAGGGTGTGGGAGGGGGCCGTCGAGGCCCCCTCCCAAACATAACGCGCCGTCGACCAGGTGACCTTTCCCGACTGGTTGAAGAGCGCGAGGCCCGGCGAGCCGTCCGCGCTCACGTCGAGCAGGGCCCGCCCCTTTCCCTCCTGGTCGTAGAGACCGAGCGCCAGGACCCCGTCGGCGGTCATGCCGAGCACGGCCCGGAGCTTCCCGTCTTTCTCGAGGCGCAGGGCCGGTCGCCCGTCCGCGTTCACAATCACCTTGACGGCGGTGCTCGAATTCGCGCCCGAGAGGTGGAGCTCCGACTGGGCCAGCACCGCGCGAATCCGCTCGTCCGGGTCGAGGAACATCAGCACGGGATCGCCGTCCTTCGACATGGCGAGCGTCGCGCGTATCACGCCGCTCTTGTCCCGCAAGACGAACTGATGCGCCTCGACCACATCAGCCGCCTTCCTCGGCAGCGGGAGCGGCGGCTCGGGGGCCGTGGCGACCGCCCGCGGCACGCCCTGACTCATCGCCAGGACAGTGGCGAGCCCGGCCAGCGACAGCATCCCCAGCCGTTTCCAACGCCGATTCGCGGTTTCCAGGCGTTCGAGGCGCCTGGCCAGGTCGGCGAGCTTGGCGTCGTTCATGGCACCCTCCCCTTTGCGATCCGGTGGCGGTCCCGAAGCTCACGATACCCTGCCCTCCCCGAGCGGCCTTGTCAAAGCTTTTTTCCGCGACCTCACCCGGGCCGCTCGGCGCGCCGGGCCTCCCGCACCGCCATCGCGCCGTGACCGGCGAGGACACCGAGGAGCTGGAGGTCCGTCTCGCTGAAGATCCGCCCGGGCCCGTCGAGGAGCCCGAGCGCGCCGAGGGTCTCACCGTCGGCCACCAGCGGGGCCGCCGCCACGGACCGGAGACCCTCCGCCGCGAGGCGCTCCCGCAGCCAGTCGGCCACGGGTATCCGGGAGTCGGTCGAGAGATCGCGCGACCAGACCGGCCGCCCCTCGGTCACCGCGCGGCCGGCCACGCCGACGCCGGCCGGCAGCACGCGCCCGACCCACCCGGTCGGCCCGTCGTCGGCGGCCGAGGCCACACACGCGAGCGTGTCGGCGAGCGGATCGCGGAGGAAGACGGCCACCCGGCGCACCCCGAAGAATCGGCGCG
Above is a genomic segment from Candidatus Methylomirabilota bacterium containing:
- a CDS encoding MqnA/MqnD/SBP family protein, which encodes MRTIRIGHSPDPDDAFMFYALTHGKVEIPGVRIEHVLEDIESLNRRAATGELEVTAVSCATYPAIADRYRIMDPGASMGKGYGPIVVARRPYAERALRRKAIAVPGLGTTAYLLLRLALGDPPVIVVAFDQIPRVVREGQAHAGVLIHEGQITYAALGLVKVLDLGERWTKETGLPIPLGINVTRRDLGETLAVQLSEALRESIRYAHAYPDEAVGYAMRYGRGIDAETCHRFVHMYVNDYTVTLGDEGRRALETLYRRAVKELLLEAMPPLDPL
- a CDS encoding aminotransferase class IV, with amino-acid sequence MADGIAFIDGEYVPAHEARISIFDVGFTRGDAVYDTVSVWKGVFFRLDDHVARFLRSCGGMRLRCPHPPAELERILAECVDRAGLQDAYVQMIVTRGRFADLADRDPRHCLNRFIGFALPYIWIISPEKQARGINLVIAPNRRTPTEAIDPRIKNFNWMDLERALFEALDRGGDTGVLCAPDGYLTEGPGFNLFLIKDGTLWTPRTNVLEGITRRTVFELAAEVGLATREGDLPPDALRSADEAFLSSTAGGIMPVSQVDGRALQSGRPGPLTTRLRALYWEKREAGWLGTPVKELLTR
- a CDS encoding GAF domain-containing protein; the encoded protein is MSSDQFARDLETLAQVSRELTATRELVEVIARMAVAARRFFGVRRVAVFLRDPLADTLACVASAADDGPTGWVGRVLPAGVGVAGRAVTEGRPVWSRDLSTDSRIPVADWLRERLAAEGLRSVAAAPLVADGETLGALGLLDGPGRIFSETDLQLLGVLAGHGAMAVREARRAERPG